One Luteibacter sp. 9135 DNA segment encodes these proteins:
- a CDS encoding autotransporter assembly complex protein TamA: protein MRLKRRHGLLLLPWFLLPGLVHAGIVLTVDGVDDTLKNAVVAGVDLSQYTQRDVTAAQVRRLYEKAPEQVQATLRPYGYYEASATGDLKQVGKDWQVTLHVVPGLPVKITAVNVTVDDDAGKVPAVRRAVRGVTALKDQPMNDGAYEGARDAVSGALTATGYLDARLVTHTVEVNRAEHSATVNLAWDTGKRYRYGHVVFKNSQFRDGFLDRYVPFKSGDYFSQGQLLDLQQALNGADYFAVVNVIPDTDNAKDGTIDIAVELAPAKRTIYTGGPFYGTDTGPGLRGGIEKRWINDRGHKWKNELVVAQRLKTISTLYQIPLPGPNQRSFNFGANFRDADTVTSQSRTLQLVANETRLWHGWTRTIGVSALSGTFTVGKRGDESDSAEGLEHGRSTLLYPEVTLSRKKGDNPTFVRSGWSLTLTARSTAGGLLSDARFSQVIGDAKWIQSFWGRNRLILRGTAGKIWTDDFSALPPQLRFFAGGDRSVRGYDFESIGPRNAFGRVIGGEGLLVGSTEVEHYFTRNWGMAAFVDAGNAFTGTDYSPRVGAGLGVRWLSPVGMIRADVGVPVGDKNEHGIHLHVVIGPDL, encoded by the coding sequence ATGCGCCTTAAAAGACGCCATGGACTGCTGCTCCTGCCGTGGTTCCTCCTCCCCGGCCTGGTCCACGCGGGCATCGTGCTCACGGTGGACGGTGTCGACGACACCCTCAAGAACGCGGTCGTGGCGGGTGTCGACCTTTCGCAGTACACGCAGCGTGATGTCACCGCCGCGCAGGTGCGCCGACTCTACGAAAAAGCGCCCGAGCAGGTACAGGCCACACTGCGGCCCTACGGTTACTATGAAGCCTCGGCCACGGGCGACCTGAAACAGGTCGGCAAGGACTGGCAGGTGACCCTGCATGTGGTGCCGGGCCTGCCGGTCAAGATCACTGCGGTGAACGTTACGGTGGACGACGATGCCGGCAAGGTGCCCGCCGTGCGCCGCGCAGTCCGCGGCGTCACCGCGTTGAAGGACCAGCCGATGAACGACGGCGCTTACGAAGGCGCGCGCGACGCCGTCAGCGGCGCACTCACCGCCACGGGGTATCTCGACGCGCGCCTGGTCACGCACACCGTGGAGGTGAACCGGGCCGAGCACAGCGCCACGGTGAACCTGGCCTGGGACACCGGCAAGCGTTACCGCTACGGCCATGTCGTGTTCAAGAACTCGCAGTTCCGTGACGGTTTCCTCGATCGCTACGTGCCGTTCAAGAGCGGCGACTATTTCTCGCAGGGGCAGTTGCTGGACTTGCAGCAGGCGTTGAACGGCGCCGATTACTTCGCCGTGGTCAACGTCATCCCCGATACCGACAACGCGAAGGACGGCACCATCGACATCGCCGTGGAACTGGCGCCGGCCAAGCGCACCATCTACACGGGCGGCCCCTTCTACGGCACAGACACCGGCCCCGGCCTACGCGGCGGCATCGAAAAACGCTGGATCAACGACCGCGGCCACAAGTGGAAGAACGAACTGGTCGTGGCCCAGCGGCTGAAAACGATCTCCACGCTGTACCAGATTCCCCTGCCCGGCCCCAACCAGCGCAGCTTCAATTTCGGCGCCAATTTCCGCGACGCGGACACGGTTACCTCGCAGTCGCGCACGCTGCAGCTGGTGGCCAACGAAACCCGGCTCTGGCACGGCTGGACGCGCACCATCGGCGTCAGCGCGTTGTCCGGCACCTTCACGGTCGGCAAGCGCGGCGACGAGAGCGACTCCGCCGAGGGCCTGGAGCACGGCCGTAGCACCCTGCTGTATCCGGAAGTCACGTTGAGCCGGAAGAAGGGCGACAACCCCACCTTCGTGCGCAGCGGCTGGTCGCTCACGCTGACCGCGCGCAGCACCGCCGGCGGCCTGCTGTCGGATGCGCGGTTCTCCCAGGTTATCGGCGACGCGAAGTGGATCCAGTCGTTCTGGGGGCGCAACCGCCTGATCCTGCGCGGCACCGCCGGCAAGATCTGGACGGACGATTTCAGTGCCCTGCCTCCGCAGCTGCGTTTCTTCGCCGGTGGCGATCGCTCCGTGCGCGGTTACGATTTCGAGAGCATCGGCCCGCGCAACGCCTTCGGACGCGTCATCGGCGGCGAAGGCCTGCTGGTGGGCAGCACCGAGGTGGAGCACTACTTCACCCGAAACTGGGGCATGGCCGCGTTCGTCGACGCCGGCAACGCCTTCACCGGCACCGATTACAGCCCGCGCGTGGGCGCTGGCCTGGGCGTGCGCTGGCTGTCACCGGTGGGCATGATCCGTGCCGACGTCGGCGTGCCCGTCGGCGACAAGAACGAGCATGGCATCCATCTGCATGTCGTCATCGGGCCCGACCTGTGA